From a single Canis aureus isolate CA01 chromosome 5, VMU_Caureus_v.1.0, whole genome shotgun sequence genomic region:
- the COMMD3 gene encoding COMM domain-containing protein 3 isoform X1 has translation MELSEYVQKGFQMLADPGSFDSNAFTLLLRAAFQSLLDAQADEAVLDHPDLKHIDPVVLKHCHTAAATYILEAGKQRADKSTLSTYLEDCKFDRERIELFCTEYQNNKNTLEILLGSIGRSLPHITDVSWRLEYQIKTNQLHKMYRPAYLVTLNVENTDSRSHQEISFSCNMEQLQDLVGKLKDASKSLERATQL, from the exons ATGGAGCTCTCGGAGTATGTGCAGAAAGGCTTCCAGATGCTGGCCGATCCTGGCTCCTTCGACTCCAACGCCTTCACGCTTCTCCTCCGGGCGGCTTTCCAGAGCCTGCTGGACGCCCAGGCGGACGAGGCCGTGTTAG atcaCCCAGACTTGAAACATATCGATCCTGTGGTTTTAAAACATTGTCACACAGCAGCTGCAACCTACATACTAGAGGCGGGAAAGCAAAGAGCTGACAAATCAACTCTAAG CACTTATCTAGAAGACTGTAAATTTGATAGAGAGCGAATAGAACTGTTTTGCACGGAATATCAG aaTAATAAGAATACCCTAGAAATCCTACTGGGAAG TATAGGCAGATCTCTTCCACATATAACTGATGTTTCTTGGCGTTTGGAATATCAGATAAAG ACCAATCAACTTCATAAGATGTACAGACCTGCATATTTGGTGACCTTAAATGTAGAG aACACTGATTCCCGATCCCACCAAGAGATTAGTTTTAGTTGCAACATGGAACAATTACAG GACTTAGTGGGGAAACTTAAAGATGCTTCGAAAAGTCTGGAAAGAGCAACTCAGTTGTAA
- the COMMD3 gene encoding COMM domain-containing protein 3 isoform X2, which translates to MELSEYVQKGFQMLADPGSFDSNAFTLLLRAAFQSLLDAQADEAVLDHPDLKHIDPVVLKHCHTAAATYILEAGKQRADKSTLSIGRSLPHITDVSWRLEYQIKTNQLHKMYRPAYLVTLNVENTDSRSHQEISFSCNMEQLQDLVGKLKDASKSLERATQL; encoded by the exons ATGGAGCTCTCGGAGTATGTGCAGAAAGGCTTCCAGATGCTGGCCGATCCTGGCTCCTTCGACTCCAACGCCTTCACGCTTCTCCTCCGGGCGGCTTTCCAGAGCCTGCTGGACGCCCAGGCGGACGAGGCCGTGTTAG atcaCCCAGACTTGAAACATATCGATCCTGTGGTTTTAAAACATTGTCACACAGCAGCTGCAACCTACATACTAGAGGCGGGAAAGCAAAGAGCTGACAAATCAACTCTAAG TATAGGCAGATCTCTTCCACATATAACTGATGTTTCTTGGCGTTTGGAATATCAGATAAAG ACCAATCAACTTCATAAGATGTACAGACCTGCATATTTGGTGACCTTAAATGTAGAG aACACTGATTCCCGATCCCACCAAGAGATTAGTTTTAGTTGCAACATGGAACAATTACAG GACTTAGTGGGGAAACTTAAAGATGCTTCGAAAAGTCTGGAAAGAGCAACTCAGTTGTAA